Proteins from a single region of Paraglaciecola sp. T6c:
- a CDS encoding DUF2608 domain-containing protein: MLKNLSVNQANVTRLQRKSLMYAGMFGLSVSLLLGGCASGLSSNGNTQASTVQSATATSIEHGQIINVVYSSNDLQDAVNKANALDAQSTLLVFDIDDTLLTATEFFGSDKWYDWQRGRAISPSGKVIATQDSEKVNCLFDTLGMVFEIAVNKPTQADMATLVNGVSNDVVILTARSGAYRAGTMRELARNQLDFSDKSLTSPDVGLHYDYTLGGRTANVSYVDGVFMVQGMNKGVMLLDLLARTGHEYSSVVFVDDKQHNIDNMANALKSAGVNFYGYHYTRIAKTVTDEEVAQANAAREALSDLLSAHFADRAKHINQRQCDY; the protein is encoded by the coding sequence ATGCTTAAAAACCTTAGTGTAAATCAGGCCAATGTAACGCGCCTGCAGCGTAAATCATTGATGTATGCCGGTATGTTTGGGCTCAGCGTTTCACTGCTTTTAGGAGGCTGCGCCTCAGGCCTAAGCAGTAATGGCAATACGCAAGCCTCTACCGTGCAAAGTGCTACCGCGACAAGCATAGAGCACGGACAGATCATTAATGTGGTCTACTCATCAAATGACCTACAAGATGCCGTTAATAAGGCTAATGCCTTAGACGCACAATCTACGTTGCTGGTATTTGATATAGACGACACCCTGCTGACCGCGACGGAGTTTTTTGGAAGTGATAAATGGTATGACTGGCAACGAGGCCGAGCCATTAGTCCTAGCGGTAAAGTCATTGCTACCCAAGACAGCGAAAAAGTGAATTGTTTGTTCGATACCTTAGGCATGGTGTTTGAAATAGCGGTGAACAAACCTACGCAAGCTGATATGGCGACATTGGTGAACGGTGTGAGCAACGACGTGGTTATTTTAACCGCACGCTCTGGAGCCTATCGTGCGGGCACCATGCGTGAGTTAGCGCGTAACCAACTGGACTTTAGCGATAAGTCTTTAACTTCACCTGATGTTGGCTTGCATTATGACTATACCCTCGGTGGGCGCACTGCAAATGTGAGCTATGTGGACGGCGTATTTATGGTCCAAGGCATGAATAAAGGCGTAATGTTGCTTGATTTACTGGCACGCACAGGTCATGAGTATTCCTCAGTGGTATTTGTGGATGACAAGCAGCACAATATTGACAACATGGCTAATGCCCTTAAAAGTGCCGGTGTGAATTTTTATGGTTATCACTACACGCGTATAGCAAAGACGGTAACCGACGAAGAAGTGGCGCAAGCCAACGCCGCACGTGAGGCGTTAAGCGATTTGCTCAGTGCACACTTTGCTGATAGGGCAAAGCATATCAATCAGCGCCAATGCGATTATTGA
- a CDS encoding TonB-dependent receptor — MRYTCLTPISYLSILSVLVSTALQAQSNTQNDNPTIERMIVTGSRIMESIDEVPASIVIITQQQIQDQLKVTSELQSLLSTLVPGLAPSTGTSSNSSQTLRGRAPLIMIDGVPQSTPLRNGSLGVRSLDASTIERIEVIKGATSVYGNGAAGGIINYITKKAASDKAMAGHVTISSRFSAVKLEDTLGSRVDAGMNGQLNKFSYVLNASYEENGVQRDAQGDILGLTYGLSDTNSQNYFTKFGYQFDDEKTLQLTYNYFKSKQDTDLINVVGNINSGDKTYAIESPDGSSIVGEPQGPENHNVMLKYSDDEIFSQTQLVVDAYTQRIENVFFFSTNLANPEQGFDGGQSIIESEKKGLRATFNSQFTLQDIDTTLIYGIDALNDVTSQPLVDGRVWVPEMDMENIAGFVQGKWIVNDDIIIKAGVRHENIDLKVADFSTLRLCRTADQCSVAFDVVGDTLNYKATTYNAAIRYNLSDAFRPFISYSQGADISDTGRLLRTATVTDIALIRTQASIIDNYELGFTSEIDALRVEFSAYRSTSELGTTNSYDAETGVYLPVRAPQEIYGYEALATYKVQSNLDLSATYSWVEGKNTELDVYLGGKDIGAPKGTFNVNWQPVDGARLALNYLYVGSRKRFGQVDGEYIGDQGPVDSYQLININGSYDLGNQWQVFMGIENLLNNDYYPARSQVYTYDGYNHKGLGMTVNFGATYQF, encoded by the coding sequence ATGCGGTACACCTGTTTAACACCTATCAGCTATTTATCAATCCTCAGCGTTTTAGTTAGCACAGCACTTCAGGCTCAAAGTAACACGCAAAACGATAACCCAACTATCGAGCGTATGATAGTGACGGGTAGCCGTATTATGGAGAGCATTGATGAAGTGCCAGCATCAATCGTGATCATTACCCAGCAACAAATTCAAGATCAGTTAAAAGTAACCAGTGAGTTACAGTCTCTACTATCAACACTTGTTCCAGGTCTAGCACCATCAACTGGCACGTCTAGTAATTCAAGCCAAACACTACGAGGCCGCGCCCCCTTGATCATGATTGACGGCGTGCCTCAGTCCACACCATTACGCAACGGTTCATTGGGAGTACGCAGTTTAGATGCTAGCACCATTGAGCGTATCGAAGTCATTAAAGGGGCAACCTCGGTATACGGCAACGGCGCTGCTGGGGGGATTATCAACTACATCACTAAAAAAGCGGCCAGTGATAAAGCGATGGCCGGTCACGTTACCATTTCTTCACGTTTTAGTGCGGTAAAACTCGAAGACACCTTAGGTAGTCGGGTGGATGCGGGCATGAATGGGCAGCTAAATAAATTTAGCTATGTACTTAATGCAAGCTATGAAGAAAACGGCGTTCAACGGGATGCACAAGGCGATATTCTCGGTCTAACTTATGGGCTATCGGATACTAATTCGCAAAATTATTTTACTAAATTTGGTTATCAGTTTGATGACGAGAAGACGCTACAACTGACCTACAATTATTTTAAGTCAAAGCAAGATACTGACTTAATTAATGTGGTTGGCAATATCAATTCAGGCGATAAAACGTATGCTATTGAATCCCCCGACGGCTCGTCTATCGTCGGTGAACCTCAAGGCCCAGAAAACCACAATGTCATGCTTAAGTACTCAGATGACGAGATATTTAGTCAAACCCAATTAGTGGTCGATGCATACACCCAGCGGATTGAAAATGTTTTCTTCTTTTCGACAAATCTAGCCAACCCAGAACAAGGATTTGATGGAGGCCAATCCATTATAGAGTCTGAGAAAAAAGGCCTACGGGCCACATTTAACAGCCAGTTTACCTTGCAGGACATTGATACCACGTTAATTTACGGCATCGACGCATTAAACGATGTTACCTCACAGCCATTAGTCGACGGCCGTGTATGGGTGCCTGAAATGGATATGGAAAACATCGCTGGGTTCGTGCAAGGCAAATGGATTGTAAATGATGACATTATTATCAAAGCCGGCGTTCGTCATGAAAACATTGATTTAAAAGTGGCTGATTTTAGCACCCTTCGCTTGTGCCGCACGGCCGACCAATGCTCAGTCGCCTTTGACGTCGTCGGTGATACCCTCAATTACAAAGCCACTACCTACAATGCAGCCATTCGCTATAACTTAAGTGATGCATTTAGACCCTTTATCAGTTATTCGCAGGGCGCAGACATATCAGATACCGGCCGCCTGCTGCGCACTGCAACCGTCACAGACATCGCCCTTATTCGTACCCAAGCCTCAATTATTGATAACTACGAACTCGGTTTTACGTCTGAAATCGACGCCCTACGCGTCGAGTTTTCCGCCTATCGCAGTACGTCAGAGTTAGGCACGACAAATTCTTATGATGCTGAGACCGGGGTATATTTACCCGTTCGTGCCCCACAAGAAATATATGGCTACGAAGCGTTGGCCACTTATAAAGTGCAGTCCAATTTAGACCTGTCAGCGACTTACTCTTGGGTTGAAGGTAAAAATACTGAATTAGATGTGTATTTAGGAGGTAAAGATATTGGTGCTCCAAAAGGCACCTTTAATGTAAATTGGCAACCCGTTGATGGTGCTCGCTTGGCACTAAATTACTTATACGTAGGTTCACGAAAACGCTTTGGTCAAGTTGATGGCGAATATATTGGCGATCAGGGGCCGGTTGATAGTTACCAGTTGATCAATATTAACGGCAGTTATGATTTAGGTAATCAATGGCAAGTATTTATGGGCATTGAGAATCTGTTGAACAATGATTACTACCCTGCTCGCTCACAAGTCTATACCTACGACGGATATAACCACAAAGGCTTAGGAATGACCGTTAACTTTGGCGCGACTTACCAATTTTAA
- a CDS encoding PepSY-associated TM helix domain-containing protein: MKTWLRRVHLILALVSAIFIVNLSVTGAFLVFAKDIQAWLNPQYWSVQPIQIADVLPIPLPVSQLAEQVYQTTRSPIVFFEQDKSPFRAWQVRLADKSYVSINQYNANVLLHYQYDETFYGFTMAWHQWLLYTADDARPFALLPPIATLILCSELLLGFYLWVRPKNRLKRLNVKWKAKNKIRFMQLHNVLGVYSLLPLFLIGFSGLAFYFKNETQAIVETLTFSSVQTPRPTKVLSDNRTFSQRNLWNKSSNEQYQLDAAVKSAQAELPGGWLYRVYLPQTRNAPLKLRIRMPDESHAYSYSWSNVSTGHAIESFDASDTSLATRVWNFKYAFHIGDFIALPIKFIWLILSLLPLFFVGSGIYLYFTRRRAKKGKLTTQRNKRIRAINGATR; the protein is encoded by the coding sequence TTGAAAACCTGGTTAAGACGAGTACACCTTATACTGGCGTTAGTCAGCGCTATTTTTATCGTTAACTTAAGCGTGACAGGTGCATTTTTAGTCTTTGCTAAAGATATTCAGGCGTGGCTAAACCCTCAGTATTGGTCTGTACAGCCCATTCAAATCGCCGATGTACTGCCCATCCCATTACCTGTTAGCCAACTAGCCGAACAGGTCTATCAAACGACTCGATCACCGATCGTTTTTTTTGAACAAGACAAATCTCCTTTTAGGGCGTGGCAAGTTCGCCTCGCTGATAAAAGTTATGTGAGCATTAACCAATACAACGCCAATGTCCTGTTACATTACCAATATGATGAAACGTTTTATGGCTTTACCATGGCCTGGCACCAATGGTTACTATACACCGCAGATGATGCTCGGCCATTTGCCTTACTCCCCCCTATTGCGACATTAATTTTGTGTTCCGAACTGCTACTTGGCTTTTACTTGTGGGTCCGCCCCAAGAACCGCTTAAAACGCCTTAACGTGAAATGGAAAGCGAAAAACAAAATCCGCTTCATGCAATTACACAATGTGTTGGGGGTTTATAGTTTGCTCCCTCTGTTTTTAATTGGATTCAGTGGCCTCGCTTTTTACTTTAAAAATGAAACTCAGGCAATCGTAGAAACATTGACATTTTCGTCAGTTCAAACCCCGCGACCAACGAAAGTACTGAGCGATAATCGAACCTTTTCTCAGCGAAACTTGTGGAATAAGTCAAGCAATGAGCAATATCAACTGGATGCAGCGGTTAAATCTGCTCAGGCTGAACTGCCGGGTGGCTGGCTGTATCGTGTGTATTTACCACAAACGCGAAATGCCCCACTGAAACTTCGAATACGTATGCCAGATGAAAGTCATGCATATAGCTATAGTTGGTCAAATGTCTCGACGGGGCACGCTATCGAAAGCTTTGATGCAAGTGATACCTCTTTAGCAACTCGGGTATGGAACTTTAAATACGCCTTTCACATTGGCGACTTTATTGCCCTACCGATCAAATTCATATGGCTAATATTGAGCCTGCTACCGCTATTTTTTGTGGGCTCAGGCATTTATTTGTATTTTACTCGACGCAGAGCAAAGAAAGGCAAATTAACGACTCAAAGGAATAAACGCATCAGGGCTATCAATGGTGCGACTCGGTAA
- a CDS encoding pyridoxamine 5'-phosphate oxidase family protein: protein MSNDIREKMWKAMADSPIVMLGLTDSDAHQEPMHAQLDKDADSAFWFYTTKTNRSAAGGSAMAQFVSKDHKVFACISGTLVEETDPKIIDKYWSKQVAAWYKDGKDDPSLKMLRFELNEAEVWHADPDFKAMISLTFGGKVQPEKMGEHEQISL, encoded by the coding sequence ATGTCTAACGATATTCGCGAAAAAATGTGGAAAGCCATGGCTGATAGCCCAATCGTCATGCTTGGCCTTACGGATTCAGATGCTCATCAAGAGCCCATGCACGCCCAATTAGATAAAGACGCCGATAGTGCTTTTTGGTTCTATACCACCAAAACCAATCGTAGTGCTGCAGGTGGCAGTGCCATGGCACAGTTCGTCAGTAAAGATCACAAGGTCTTTGCTTGCATATCCGGCACTTTGGTAGAAGAAACCGATCCTAAGATCATAGACAAGTATTGGTCCAAGCAGGTTGCAGCATGGTACAAAGACGGTAAAGACGACCCTAGCCTTAAAATGCTGCGTTTTGAATTAAATGAAGCTGAGGTTTGGCACGCTGATCCTGATTTTAAAGCGATGATAAGCCTTACTTTTGGTGGCAAAGTGCAACCAGAAAAAATGGGCGAGCACGAACAAATTTCGTTGTAG
- a CDS encoding efflux RND transporter periplasmic adaptor subunit: MNTPNTGRAKNDGISDTSAQDTIIQKKKSSNARWIAVLSVICVLILYWAVAPAVNSWQSSDTSISAKRIHLGKVVRGDLVRDLSVQGRVVAAVSPRLYSPAQGTINLLVDAGDSVIKGQVVASVDSPELTNELQQEESSLQKLKMELDRQRIQAKKQALKNQKAVDLANVALVAAGREKRRADKAFGTQSISQIDFEKAQDELENAKLVFQHAKQDAALSKESLAFEVQSKQLLVKRQALLVSDLARKVDTLDVRSPVSGIVGNLAAQQKNQVAKNQAILSVVDLSEFELEVDIPESYADDLAINMSAIVNINGDEHLATLVTISPEIENNQVTGRVRFANKDAQGNALIQPQGLRQNQRLTTRILMDKRPNVLMLSRGQFLESGSGRIAYVVEGNLAKRTNIVTGVRSLSNVEVLSGLTADQQVIISSTEQFNDAQTVLITQ; the protein is encoded by the coding sequence ATGAACACGCCAAACACTGGGCGCGCAAAAAATGATGGTATTTCAGATACCAGCGCTCAAGACACAATAATTCAAAAAAAGAAGTCATCTAATGCACGGTGGATAGCGGTGTTGAGCGTTATCTGCGTACTCATTCTATATTGGGCGGTTGCCCCAGCAGTAAACAGTTGGCAATCATCCGACACCAGTATTTCCGCCAAACGCATTCACCTAGGCAAAGTTGTTAGGGGTGATTTAGTGCGTGATTTATCCGTTCAGGGGCGGGTTGTAGCAGCAGTTAGCCCGCGTTTGTATAGCCCAGCACAAGGCACGATAAACCTATTGGTAGATGCAGGGGATTCTGTCATCAAGGGGCAAGTTGTCGCCAGTGTCGATAGTCCAGAATTAACTAACGAGTTACAACAAGAGGAATCAAGCCTACAAAAGCTCAAAATGGAGCTTGACCGCCAGCGAATTCAAGCTAAAAAGCAAGCACTGAAAAATCAAAAAGCGGTGGACTTAGCCAATGTTGCCCTTGTCGCGGCTGGCCGTGAAAAGCGTCGAGCAGATAAAGCCTTTGGCACCCAATCTATTAGCCAAATAGATTTCGAAAAGGCCCAAGATGAGCTCGAAAATGCCAAGCTTGTGTTTCAACATGCCAAGCAAGATGCCGCTTTGAGCAAAGAGAGCTTGGCGTTTGAAGTGCAATCAAAACAGCTATTAGTAAAGCGCCAAGCGTTGTTAGTCAGCGACTTGGCTAGGAAAGTCGACACACTTGACGTGCGCTCACCTGTTAGCGGCATTGTAGGCAATTTAGCGGCCCAGCAAAAAAATCAGGTAGCAAAGAATCAAGCGATTTTAAGTGTGGTTGACTTATCTGAGTTCGAACTCGAAGTGGATATTCCAGAAAGTTACGCCGATGACTTAGCGATAAACATGTCAGCGATTGTCAATATCAACGGTGATGAACACCTTGCCACATTAGTCACTATTTCCCCAGAAATCGAAAATAACCAAGTTACCGGACGGGTCCGCTTTGCCAATAAAGACGCTCAAGGCAATGCGCTAATTCAACCCCAAGGCTTACGCCAAAATCAACGCTTAACCACGCGTATTTTGATGGACAAACGTCCTAATGTATTGATGCTATCTCGCGGTCAATTTTTAGAAAGTGGCTCAGGACGCATTGCCTATGTCGTGGAAGGTAACTTAGCCAAACGTACCAATATTGTCACTGGCGTACGCAGTTTATCCAATGTCGAAGTATTGTCGGGTCTAACCGCTGATCAACAGGTAATCATATCAAGCACTGAACAATTCAATGATGCGCAAACCGTGCTTATTACTCAGTGA
- a CDS encoding ABC transporter ATP-binding protein, whose amino-acid sequence MLTMTDIKKIYRTDSIETHALRDFNLQVNEGDFVAVTGPSGSGKTTFLNIAGLLETFEEGRFELDGVDISHQNDAARSRLRNQKIGFIFQSFNLIPDLNLFDNVDVPLRYRGFNRQERKKRIENSLEMVGLAKRMKHLPAQLSGGQQQRVAIARALAGEPRFLLADEPTGNLDSNMAQSVMSLLKDINANGTTIIMVTHDAGLATQATRNIHVRDGKVSEMNESIVTKVDMPNPATTDSGPAVDLVK is encoded by the coding sequence ATGCTGACCATGACTGACATCAAGAAAATTTATCGTACCGACTCAATTGAAACCCACGCGCTACGTGATTTCAACTTACAAGTAAATGAAGGTGACTTCGTTGCGGTGACCGGCCCTTCAGGCTCGGGTAAAACCACCTTTTTGAATATCGCCGGGCTGCTTGAGACGTTCGAAGAGGGCCGCTTTGAACTTGATGGCGTTGATATCAGTCACCAAAACGATGCCGCTCGCAGTCGCCTGCGCAATCAAAAGATTGGTTTTATTTTTCAAAGTTTTAACCTTATCCCCGACCTGAACTTATTTGATAACGTTGATGTGCCCCTGCGCTATCGTGGGTTTAATCGCCAAGAGCGAAAAAAACGTATCGAAAATAGCCTTGAGATGGTCGGCTTAGCCAAGCGCATGAAACACCTTCCAGCTCAACTATCAGGTGGACAACAACAACGCGTTGCCATTGCGCGAGCGCTGGCCGGCGAGCCACGATTTTTACTCGCTGATGAACCCACAGGGAATCTTGATAGCAATATGGCCCAGAGCGTTATGTCATTACTCAAAGACATCAATGCCAATGGAACCACCATCATTATGGTCACCCATGATGCGGGTTTGGCAACGCAAGCAACGCGCAATATACATGTGCGTGACGGCAAGGTCAGTGAAATGAATGAGTCCATTGTCACCAAAGTCGATATGCCAAATCCGGCGACCACGGATAGCGGCCCTGCTGTTGATCTGGTTAAATAA
- a CDS encoding ABC transporter permease produces MFNYYLKLAFNSFKRNPILTGLMIAAIALGIGASMTTITVNYLMSGDPIPEKSSQLFHVQVDSWDPNTGFNDEPNTPPNQLTWTEATNLVSAKKAFRQTAMAKSGAIIQPDNPDINPFEASIRLAFSDFFPMFNVPFKYGNSWDQQADEDRQLVVVLSKDTNDKVFSGENSVGKSIIIFGKSFRVIGVLDAWQPLPKFYDVNNGAFDDPEDLFMPFYLKQELELPNWGNTNCWKSPEGEGFQAFLQSECINFQMWVELETEQDKQAYLTFLNNYVNDQKKLGRFPRPLNNQLLNVMQWMDDQEVVADDAQIMMWLSFMFLIVCLLNTIGLQLAKFSAKSAEIGLRRAVGATKQDLFLQYTVETGAVGLAGGAMGLLLALLGLVGIRHLYGDELNDLATLDSTMIVTALLLSLFASVCAGLYPTWRACNIAPASQLKSQ; encoded by the coding sequence ATGTTTAACTATTACCTAAAACTTGCCTTTAACAGTTTCAAACGTAACCCCATACTCACAGGGTTAATGATTGCGGCTATCGCCCTTGGCATCGGTGCAAGCATGACCACAATCACAGTCAATTACTTGATGTCTGGGGATCCTATCCCTGAAAAAAGCAGCCAGTTATTTCATGTACAAGTCGACAGCTGGGACCCCAATACTGGCTTTAACGATGAGCCAAACACCCCGCCTAATCAACTGACCTGGACAGAAGCCACTAACCTTGTGTCGGCGAAGAAAGCTTTTCGGCAAACCGCCATGGCCAAATCAGGGGCCATTATTCAGCCAGATAATCCGGACATAAATCCGTTCGAGGCCTCGATCCGCTTAGCATTCAGTGACTTTTTCCCTATGTTTAACGTGCCCTTTAAATATGGAAACAGCTGGGACCAACAAGCCGACGAAGACCGCCAACTGGTTGTCGTGTTGAGTAAAGATACGAATGACAAGGTGTTTAGCGGAGAAAACTCCGTGGGTAAAAGCATCATCATCTTTGGCAAATCGTTTCGCGTTATCGGCGTACTCGATGCTTGGCAACCCTTGCCAAAATTTTATGACGTTAACAACGGCGCATTTGACGATCCCGAAGATCTATTTATGCCCTTCTATCTAAAGCAAGAACTTGAGCTGCCAAATTGGGGCAATACCAACTGCTGGAAATCCCCAGAAGGGGAAGGCTTTCAGGCATTTTTACAATCAGAATGCATTAACTTTCAAATGTGGGTAGAGCTTGAAACCGAGCAAGATAAACAAGCGTATCTGACATTTCTGAACAATTACGTGAATGACCAAAAAAAGCTTGGCCGCTTCCCTCGCCCCCTAAACAATCAATTACTCAATGTGATGCAGTGGATGGACGACCAGGAAGTCGTGGCTGATGACGCTCAAATTATGATGTGGCTGTCTTTCATGTTTTTAATAGTGTGCTTGCTCAATACCATAGGCTTGCAACTGGCTAAGTTTAGCGCGAAATCTGCTGAAATTGGCCTGCGCCGAGCGGTGGGCGCGACCAAACAAGATTTATTTTTACAGTATACAGTTGAGACCGGCGCGGTTGGTTTAGCGGGGGGAGCAATGGGCTTATTACTTGCCCTGCTCGGCTTGGTGGGCATTCGCCACCTTTACGGCGATGAGCTTAATGATTTAGCCACATTAGACAGCACCATGATTGTTACTGCACTACTGTTGTCGTTATTTGCCAGTGTTTGTGCTGGCCTTTACCCAACGTGGCGCGCATGCAACATAGCCCCTGCTAGTCAGCTTAAAAGTCAATAA
- a CDS encoding ABC transporter permease → MNKLKERSFFAENWEVGPILRALLRNKVGAILIALQIAFTMTIVVNAIYIIHERSEQMKRPSGIDEANSFYLSSVGFTHDFNTLVTIKEDLNLIRSLEGVVDAIQINAIPMSNSGWSMGLQTQPGAEFDGTGSAVYMVDEHALNTLDVALVAGENFSPTDIQTRVASQNHWPDKVIITLAMANRLFPDDGLGALGKTVYINDIEPMIITGIIDKLQAPWVGWDNVDNVILTPEIRDAETSRYFIRTKPGQRDRIMTEVESLLAKSNTGRIVRDMRSIDETRVRAYRDNSAMIRILVTVMVVLVIVTGLGIVGLASFSVNQRKKQIGTRRALGASQQAIVRYFMLENLLISTVGVVLGAMLTIGLNIVLVDVFSLNPMTWYYIPLGMLALWVVGQLAVYGPAKKAANIPPALATRSA, encoded by the coding sequence ATGAATAAACTAAAAGAGCGGTCTTTTTTCGCTGAAAACTGGGAAGTGGGCCCGATACTAAGAGCATTGCTGCGAAACAAAGTCGGCGCCATACTGATTGCTTTGCAAATCGCCTTCACCATGACCATAGTCGTTAACGCTATCTATATTATTCATGAGCGTAGCGAACAGATGAAACGCCCTAGTGGTATCGATGAAGCCAACAGTTTTTATCTTTCAAGCGTTGGCTTTACCCATGACTTCAACACGTTAGTGACGATCAAAGAAGACTTAAACTTAATTCGATCTCTTGAAGGCGTGGTGGATGCCATTCAAATCAACGCCATTCCAATGAGCAACAGTGGTTGGTCAATGGGCTTACAAACCCAGCCTGGAGCCGAGTTTGATGGCACGGGCAGCGCTGTCTATATGGTCGACGAACACGCTTTAAACACCTTGGATGTGGCGTTAGTGGCTGGTGAAAACTTCAGCCCAACCGACATTCAGACGCGTGTTGCGAGTCAAAACCACTGGCCAGATAAAGTGATCATCACACTTGCTATGGCGAATCGTTTATTCCCGGATGATGGCTTAGGGGCACTGGGTAAGACGGTGTACATTAACGATATCGAACCCATGATAATCACCGGCATTATCGACAAATTGCAAGCGCCTTGGGTGGGCTGGGACAACGTCGATAATGTGATACTGACCCCAGAAATTCGCGATGCTGAAACGAGCCGCTATTTCATTCGAACCAAACCCGGCCAACGTGACCGCATTATGACCGAAGTGGAAAGTCTGCTAGCGAAAAGTAACACGGGTCGTATTGTGCGAGATATGCGTAGCATTGACGAAACGCGAGTTCGCGCCTATCGCGACAACAGTGCAATGATCCGAATTTTGGTGACGGTTATGGTGGTCTTGGTCATTGTCACTGGCCTTGGCATTGTAGGGCTAGCAAGCTTTAGCGTGAATCAACGTAAAAAACAGATAGGCACACGTCGAGCCTTAGGCGCCAGTCAGCAAGCGATTGTTCGCTACTTTATGTTAGAAAACTTGCTAATAAGTACTGTGGGTGTGGTCTTGGGCGCAATGTTAACCATAGGGCTGAATATCGTGCTGGTAGACGTCTTCAGCCTAAATCCAATGACTTGGTATTACATCCCTCTAGGCATGTTAGCGCTTTGGGTTGTGGGGCAATTAGCCGTATATGGCCCAGCTAAAAAGGCAGCAAACATTCCCCCAGCGCTAGCCACGAGAAGTGCGTGA
- a CDS encoding TMEM165/GDT1 family protein, whose protein sequence is MDALFTSTLTVTLAEMGDKTQLLSLLLVTRLQKPWQIIAGILIATLLNHGISAWFGSWISQFLTSDMGQIIINASFIIVGLWLLIPDKDDAPNTSLDKYGAFVVSLVLFFIAEIGDKTQIATVLLAAQYQSFVWVTMGTTLGMLLANVPVVFAGNYIMQRIPFSLTRVLAAVVFIAIGVYGFF, encoded by the coding sequence ATGGACGCCTTATTTACCTCAACGCTGACCGTTACCCTTGCCGAAATGGGCGACAAAACTCAGCTTTTATCTTTACTTCTCGTGACTCGCTTGCAAAAGCCGTGGCAAATCATCGCCGGCATTTTAATCGCTACTTTGCTTAACCATGGCATTTCCGCATGGTTTGGGAGTTGGATAAGCCAATTCCTCACCAGCGATATGGGTCAAATCATCATCAACGCCAGCTTTATCATAGTGGGGTTGTGGTTACTTATTCCCGATAAAGACGATGCGCCAAATACAAGCTTGGATAAATATGGCGCGTTTGTGGTGTCGTTGGTGCTGTTTTTCATCGCTGAAATCGGTGATAAAACCCAAATCGCTACGGTACTGTTAGCCGCGCAGTACCAATCCTTTGTATGGGTAACCATGGGAACAACACTCGGCATGTTATTGGCAAATGTACCAGTGGTATTTGCAGGTAACTACATCATGCAGCGCATTCCATTTTCCCTGACCCGTGTGCTTGCAGCAGTAGTATTTATTGCGATAGGTGTGTACGGATTTTTTTGA
- a CDS encoding glutathione S-transferase N-terminal domain-containing protein: protein MKFIIKFIREALGRLIILIDLITRPRKQKRSPEAQAKVEAELSNYALYQFYACPFCIKTRRALHKLNLPMQKRNAKEGSEHRAALLQGGGAVKVPCLRIQKDGQDTWMYESSEIINYLQQKFA from the coding sequence ATGAAGTTTATTATTAAGTTTATCCGCGAAGCCTTGGGTCGATTGATCATTTTAATTGATTTAATCACCCGCCCTCGCAAACAGAAACGCAGTCCTGAAGCACAAGCTAAAGTAGAAGCCGAGTTAAGCAATTATGCGTTGTATCAGTTTTACGCCTGCCCGTTTTGCATCAAAACGCGCCGAGCGTTACACAAACTGAATTTACCTATGCAAAAGCGTAACGCTAAAGAAGGCTCAGAGCACAGAGCAGCCTTACTACAAGGCGGCGGTGCCGTAAAAGTGCCTTGCCTGCGTATTCAAAAAGACGGTCAAGACACCTGGATGTACGAGTCATCTGAAATCATTAATTATTTACAGCAAAAATTTGCCTAA